In Zingiber officinale cultivar Zhangliang chromosome 1A, Zo_v1.1, whole genome shotgun sequence, the DNA window atttgactcgcaaactgctaacccaaatatccgtaATACCAACAATGTCCGATAAATCTCGAACACCAAAAGTGTATCATAACACCTTTCCGATACAAATTAATTGGTATTAGATAaatccgaaaatccaaaatacgaaacaaaagatcataaaactgctccgataccactaaattgtcacgcctggAGGAGTCCACGAGAAAATTTGGTGAGATCTCCCATGCGATGGACAAtcaaacttttctacatctcataaatACCTCAAccacggctggaataataacaagaataaaatcaatcaccacgcagtttatatatatatattcagcctctcacaaccacgcagttaataaaataaacaacatagtaatactcgatcgaaatcaaccctactcaactacactcataaagcccaaatccgattttcttacctcttctgccgtccaggcaggcatgtagtagagtaaatccaaatcatactaaaagtccatccaacggaaagattccatacaatatccatatgtaagtccaaacaaaactaaaacaaagtccgatagcgaaaagctaaaatgaaacaactcaaaaaccaagcggagtagcactacgtgcagtggggactagaactccctcctgacagcatcaaactgaaaataacaacaatggaggcggggtgagtccaacactcagcaggtacaattgatatgcaaagtaaagaaacaacacctagcactaatcatgcgtacagtctcctgataagaaagataaaaatgcatctgaagtaaacaggagaatgttgtactaaccaggtcccgagtataaggtcaaacaatccgagtggtataggaatcatgcatgtcaaacataggtatccaaacaacacatataaatgcaacaaccacaaacacagcaataaatgcatcatgcatgatgccaatgatgcgtcctggtcaccgacgccatcgatcatctcacacaatagtgaggccgagtggatagggttgtgacaactgcactctgtcgtcactactcccgacgagtgaccgagtggggatgttgtcggagtacacctatcctcctaccccaaatcatagatggggagcacaatgctctcaactccttgacacgatgacggggaggaatccctgccggataacacgttgtgtcacactacccatgagtggaccaacggtgcctaacagagtccctgctgcaacacactctgcctgaatcgaccactaacccatgagtggtggtgtgtgcagatccatgtaactggcgatgtgctgagcaataatggagcggactatcgcacagcatgcaatcatgcaaatgatgcatggcaataaccatataaacatcctgacctaatccatatatatagaaaagtgcccctaggtcaacgaatcatatcgaatcaaaggtacacagaaggtataaaaacctaggtcctgaacatggtaaagcatggtatatcactaccccctataagcatgtataaacaggtaaaatatacatgagatgcaaatcaatcaatcaatcaagcacgtaccaagatttgggtagtgattaaccgaaacagataagaaacacaattaatgcaacatgttaattccattactaagcatatcaaagacaaaaagtcaaaagtacccgcctccgataaaatggtgcaaatctgactccgagatactcgtctcgcgtcaaagtcctgtttcaccaatgtaatatattttatttagctacatttctcataaataaccaaataaaaatctataaccctaaattaggggaaAACCCAAATCATATGACCATCATCCTGTCTAAACAATTGGAcgatcaattaggattagttacctaatcctcaATCCACCCTTTGATTAAAAATCTAAACCTAAGTCCAATTACCCATGCATCTAAAACATGATGAATCACATATTCCATTTTAAATGTAAttcaaacataaccctaattcaaatctacacatgatcaaccatctaaaataatcgaatcaaaatCATGATCAATAACATGTATCAAATGCCCTACTCCTTACCTTATTCCTCAGCCTTGATTGTTAATCCACAGCAGAGACAACTTGCTACTGAGAACAGGTCTCACTGCCAGAACCCATCACTTCGAGTTAGTCACCAAAATCAACACTCAACCTCTACAAACCTATACAAAAGCAAATGCTACCCAATTCCTCCAAATATGATATCAACCAAAGCTTAATCAGCAAACTCACCAGTTCTAGATCAGAGGTAGCTGTTGGTGGCTACAACGGCCGGAACTAGGGCACAGGAGAAAGGGTAAGGCCGAGAGATGAGTGTCGCGGGCTGAGCACAGAAGAACaggtcggctctgtgagttgcggtcggcggtgtctcgtcggaccagaggaggggagaggGAGGCAGCGGCGTTAGTGAgctcggctagggcaccgaggggtgcggctcgggaggaagaaaaggagaaaagatGAAGAAATGGCCGGCGGCGGTTGCGGTAGTCGGCGATCGAGcggcgtcgggtggctagggcagggaGATTACGGTttcggcttcaccgagaagaggaggagatgaaGAGGGGGAAAACCGTCGtgaccggcggttagggcatggaggagaatcgggcggcgtcggggagaagggctcgggctcgcggaagaggaaaaagaaacggaaataaaaagaaaataaaaagaaattaagaaaaggaaatgtaaatataaacatttcctcgcttaaacgggtcgcctaaacagacttttccggatcccgttttttatccccgttaactcgtccgtacgagctctgaaaaattcccgaaaaatttccaaaaattctggaaaattcctttattcatatccgcctatttccggtattttacactgaCACCTTCGTGAATAAGTTCGTCGACCGAGTTCTCTAACTTTTCGGCTGCGCCGTGGACAACATTTTTGATCAACTCAAGAAAAAAGGACATCTGCCTGTTGATCTGCCCAGCTCCACGATTGATCGCAACCAGCTTAATGCCTCTATCCCTGACGATGCTTTGGATTATTTGGAGTGAACCCTTGAAAGCGTTTCTGTCAGCTTGATTCACCAAgtgatcttttgtttttttgggTTGTATTAGTCGGCCACCGTGTGTATCTGGTTGGCATAAACTCTTATGACGTGACTTGTTTCTATCTTATCTTTGATGATTTTCTTCAATATTTTGCTCGTCTTTGAATATGCTTAGGCGATCGTCTTGCTTTTACTTGTCGATCGATCACGCAAGAGTTGAAGGTCTCCAATCGACCACCGCTGTCGCGagtgtttaaggtcaccgcttgaccgtcgatgacgcgagggtttaaggtcgccgctcgaccgctgatgacgtgagggtttaaggtcgtcgctcaaccgtcgatgatgcgagggtttaaggtcgccactcgaccgtcgatgacacgagggtttaaggtcgccgctcgaccgctgataaCGCGTTTGATAGGAAGGGGTTTAGGAGAGATCCAATTGTTTTCTTCCTGCGTCCAaggaaacatacatacatgcacgTGTACATGAATTCATTCGCTCACCTCTCATCCGACTCTGTAAGGTTGGAGGTGAtttgcgctccacggtctatccaGCCTCCTTCCCTCCGTATCCTCCAAGTAGTATGCACATGACCGCAGCCTTTCTACGACTTTGAATGGACCCgtccatggagcttcaagcttttTGACGTCCCCAACTGGCTTGACCCTTTTCCAGACTAGATCGCCCACCTGGAAGATCTGGGGACTGGGGATAACCCGACGATTATAGTTTTGCCGCATCCTTTGTCTGTAAGCTGTTAGCTGAGCGGCCGCTTTGTCGCGTGTTTCGTCAACCATGTCGAGCTCCATCCGTCGCCTTTCCCCGTTTTCTTCGTCATAGCGAAGCACTCGATCGGACTCAATCCCgacctcgactgggacgaccgcctctccTCCATATACTAAATGGAACGACGTGAAGCCAGTTCCTTCCTTGGGAGTCATCCGCAACACCCATAACACATTGGgtagctcgtctacccagctgcccCCCATGTGATTGAGCCGCACCCGAAGTattcgcaggatctcccgattggctacttcggcttgaccattgctctgaggatacgccatggaggtgaagtgttgttcgatgtcgtaccctttacaccattcttcgagctcctgaccaacgaactgtcgcccgttatccgaaatgagccgacgaggaatgtcgaaccgacaaattatatgctgctagatgaactttttgaccatctgctcggttattttggctAGTGGCTTTGCTTCcacctattttgaaaaataatcaacaGCCACCAGCAGGAATTTTCTCTGACCGGTTGCCATAGGAAAAGGACCAACTATGTCCATTCTCCACTAGTCGAACGGGCATGCCACAGTGGACACTTTCATCTCGGAGGTTGGTCGGTGAGTCAGATTACTGTATTTTTGGCAGGACAAGCAAGTAACTACTGCCTTGCTCGCATCTCTCTGgagtgttggccaaaaataccctgctAGGATAATTTTCTTCGCCAATGATcatccgcccggatgtcccccgcaGGAGCCCTGATGTACTTCTTGTAGGATGTAATCGACGTCCTCAGTACCCACACACTTGAGCAGAGGGCGTGAGAAGGCTTTTTTATACAATTGCTCGCCAACCATAGTGAACCGAGCGACTCTCCTTCTTAAAACTCGCTCGGCTTCGCGATCTCCTGGTAGGGTTCCGGACTGGAGGAACCtaatgatgggtgtcctccagtcttcCGGAAGTGGTATTTCTACTGACCGATCCACGTACGCCACTAGGGAGACCTGCTCGATGGGGCAACTGGCGACGATCAACGTCACCATGCTAGCCAGCCTCGCCAGTTCATCTGCTgcttggttctccgatcggggtATTTTGTGAATAACGACCTCTTGGAAATTTgccctgagcttttcaaaggggTCCGGATATAATCTGAGCTGAGCGCTATTGATTTCGAATGTCCCATTCAGTTGCTGGgctgccaactgtgaatccgaatgtaAGAGTACCTTGGTGGCCCTGACATGCCGAGTGGCTTGAAGGCCAGTTATGAGAGCTTCGTATTCAGCTTCGTTGTTGGTGGCTCGGTAGTCCAATCGAATGGATAGATGCATTCGGTCTTCTTTCGGGGATATAAGCAGGATACCTATTCCACTACCCGGTCGAGCGGACGATCCGTCAACGTATACCCTCCATGGGGATTCTGGCTCAGGGTCTGGTACTTCTGTAATGAAATCTGCCAACGCCTGTGCTTTGATAGCCGACCagggttgatactgtatgtcgaaCTCACTGAGCTCAGTGGTCCATTTGATTAACTGGCCAGATGCTTCGGTGTTGAGCAGGACCCGACCCAAGGCGCTATTAGTCATCATGATTATGGGGTGAGCCAAAAAATACGGCCGAAGCCTCCGGGCAGCGAGGACCAGAGTGtaagcaagcttctcgagaccTGTATAGCGTAACTCAGCGTCTTTCAATATGTGCCTTAAAAAATACACCGGTTGTTGATTCGCCCCTTTCTCAATGATTAACGCTGAATTGATGTCATGCTCGGTAgacgataaataaattaaaagcgACTCCCCCATAGTTGGCTTGGCTAGGATGGGCAAGGAGCTGAGATATTGCTTGAGTTCTTCAAATGTCCTGTCACATTtgccatcccactggaacttagtcgCTCACCTCAAAATCTTGAAAAATGTCAGGCTCCGGTCAGCTGATTTTGAAATGAACCTTGATAGGGTCGTGATTCTCCCAGTCAGCCTTTATACCTCCTTCAGGTTGCGGGGTGGTGCCATGTCTTGAAGAGCTCTTACTTTACCCGGGTTCGCTTCGATTCCCCGCTAAGTGACTATGTATCCCAGAAACCGTCCACCTTtagcgccgaacagacacttcgcTGGGTTTAGCTTGATCCTGTACTTTCACAGCGTTCGGCATGTTTCTTCCACATCTGCACACAGGTCGACAGCTTGGAGTGACTTAATGagtatgtcgtcgacatatacctccaaatTCCGTCCGATCTGCTTtcgaaacaccttgttcatcattcTCTGATAGGTGGCGCCTGcgttctttaatccgaacggcatgATCTTATAACAGTACGTCTCGTCGGCCGTGACGAAACAGGCTTTCTCCTGGTCTTCCTGCGCGAGTGGCACCTGATGATTGCCTTGATAGGCATCAAGCATGCAAATCAGCTCGCATCCGGccgtcgagtccaccatctggtctatcctagGTAGTGGGTAGGAGTCCTTGGGACAGGGCTTGTTTAAATCCCTGAAATCAATGCACACCCGCCATTTATTACCTGGCTTGGAAACCAGCACTACGTTGGCTAGCCAGGTCGGAACTGAATTTCCTTGATGTGTTCGGCTTCCAGTAGCTTCTCTACCTCAGCCCGGATAATCAAATCTTGCTCAGCGCTAAAGTCATGCTTCCTTTGCTTGACCGGTCGGGCGTCTGGCCGAATGTGTAGTTCATGCAACGCCACACTTGGATCGACGCCAGGCAGTTCGTGCGTCGACCAGGCAAACACATCGTGGTTCTTTTGAAGGCAGGCCACCAGCTTCTCTTTTTGCGGGCTGATCAGATCGGAGGCTATGAAAGTGGTAGCCTCAGATCGATTCGGATgtatctgcacctcctccttgtTGTCGTATACCAGCGGGGGCGGCTTCTCTCTGATGGCGTTTACTTCCAATCGGGGGCACTTCTTGGCAGCTTTAGCGTccgccttgaccatctccacataatACCGTCGGGCTGCCACCTAGTCCCCTCGAACTTCGCCTACCAGATTCCCCACCGGGAATTTAATCTTCTGGCAGTATGTCGATACCACAGCACGAAATTCACTGAGAGCTGGTCGACCCAATATCACGTTGTATGCCGAGGGCGCATCTACCACGATGAAGCTCGTGGTGCGAGTCCTAATCAAAGGCTCTTCTCCGAGCGAGACAACCAATCTTGTCTAACCGATTGGCAAGACTTCGTTGCCGGTGAAGCCGTACAGTGGTGTTGTCATGGGCAGGAGCTTAGCCTTATCAATCTGTAATAAAtcgaatgcttgtttaaaaataatatttaccaaGCTTCCTGTGTCGATGAAAGTCCGGCGGATGGTGTAGTTTGCGATCACCGCCTTGATGATCAGCGCGCTATCATGAGGGATTTCGACCCCCTCCAAGTCCTTAGGGCTGAAGATGATTTCGGGCCCCTCTGCTTTCTCCCTGCTGCATCCTACGACGTAGATGGTCAGCTGCCATGCATGACCCTtcgggctcggttggaatctccaccGGTTAGGCCACCCGAGATCATCCCAATTTCTCCACGAGAAGCGTTCCTCCTGTTCTCCTCTTCTCGTGCTGAATGTCTGTTCCAATCGGCTGAGGCACGTGCAGGGCTTCTTTCTCGGGGACGATGCTCCCGCGGCTCCTGAGCCCTTCGCTCTCGACTTTTCGGTTGATTCGGCGCTCGGGATGTCGATCCAGCGTGGGCGATCGACGTCTATACTCCTTGGGTGCGGGCCGATGCACATTAGGGTCTCCTCGGCACTCTTATGTGTTGTGTGTCCCTGATTGATGGAACttacagaacatcggggtccacttTTTGCCCTTCTTGAGTTGGGTGGCCTCCATATAGACTGCATGCGTTCTCAGCTCAGGATACTGTTGCGACCCCGCGACCTTGGGACCGGTCGGAGGCTGGTGGTTGCTTGGTCTCCTCCAATCGGACGCCTGTTGAAGGTCGGTTGGCGCCTCTTTCCTTCGGGCTGCTTGtgcttcttctacattgatgtattcCGTGgccttcctttgaagatgagcGAAATCCTTCGGGGGCCTACGAATGAGGGATCGGAAAAACTCACCTTCCACGAGCCCTTGAGTGAAAGCATTTACTAGTACTTCTGATGAGACTGCTGGTATGTCCATTACCATCTGGTTAAATCGCTGGATATACGCCCTGAGTGCTTCTCGAGGACCTTGTTTCAGTGAAAACAAGttgacgctcgtcttctgatGTCGGCGGCTACTTGCGAAGTGATGCAGGAAAGCGgcccggaaatccttgaagctacgTATGGACCCGGTCGGTAACCGGGTGAACCACCGTTAAGCCGGTCCCGAAAGTGTTGTCAGGAACACCctgcacttcactccatcggtgtactggTGGAGAGTGGCCGCATTGTCGAACTTGGCCaagtgatcatctggatcggtgctCCCATTGTAT includes these proteins:
- the LOC122001666 gene encoding uncharacterized protein LOC122001666, which gives rise to MTPKEGTGFTSFHLVYGGEAVVPVEVGIESDRVLRYDEENGERRRMELDMVDETRDKAAAQLTAYRQRMRQNYNRRVIPSPQIFQVGDLVWKRVKPVGDVKKLEAPWTGPFKVVERLRSCAYYLEDTEGRRLDRPWSANHLQPYRVG